The genomic segment TAAGGCATGTGGGAACAAGTAGAAGGCACCTTCCGGCTTCAAGCACGTCAAACCAGGAATTTGAATCAAGCGTTCGTAAATTTGTTCGAGTCGTTCTTCGAACACGACACGCATCGCTTCGACCGGGGCATCCCCTTCTTCGTAGGCCGCGACAGAAGCAGCTTGCGCGATTGACGTCGGGTTCGACGTCGAATGGCTCGCAAGGTTTGTCATTGCGCCGATGATTGCTTTCGGTCCAATCGCATAACCAATCCGCCAGCCCGTCATCGCATGCGATTTCGAGACACCATTGATGATGATTGTCCGTTCCCGCATTCCTGGAAGTGTCGCAATCGATAAGTGCGTCACACCGTTATACAGTAATTTCTCATAAATTTCATCGCTGATGACGAGAATGTCATGTTGAATCGCCATCTCTGCTACCATCTCTAACTCTTCTTTCGTGTAGACCATACCTGTCGGGTTCGACGGTGAGTTCAAGACGATTGCTTTCGTTTTCGGTGTGATGTGTTGCTCGAGCAACTCACGTGTCACCTTAAAACGTGACGCTTCCGTCGTCTCTAAAACGACAGGTACGCCGTCACTCAACTTGATTTGCTCAGGGTAGCTGACCCAGTACGGAGCAGGAACGATGACTTC from the Exiguobacterium oxidotolerans JCM 12280 genome contains:
- a CDS encoding pyridoxal phosphate-dependent aminotransferase, yielding MLSKRVQQLTPSTTLAITAKAKELRASGQDIIGLGAGEPDFNTPEFIIQAAFAAAEAGDTKYTPSGGTVALKDAIIEKTRRDLWVSYDRSEVMVASGAKHALSTLFQAILDPEDEVIVPAPYWVSYPEQIKLSDGVPVVLETTEASRFKVTRELLEQHITPKTKAIVLNSPSNPTGMVYTKEELEMVAEMAIQHDILVISDEIYEKLLYNGVTHLSIATLPGMRERTIIINGVSKSHAMTGWRIGYAIGPKAIIGAMTNLASHSTSNPTSIAQAASVAAYEEGDAPVEAMRVVFEERLEQIYERLIQIPGLTCLKPEGAFYLFPHALEAAKMCGYANVDDWCTAVLSEAKVALIPGSGFGAPEYVRLSYATDPKRVLEALDRIEGFIAARTAV